A window of Miscanthus floridulus cultivar M001 chromosome 12, ASM1932011v1, whole genome shotgun sequence genomic DNA:
CTGCGTGGATCCAGCActctcttctctccctcacttctctcagtggtggtggtggagggccGGCTCCCCAGGCATCGCTCCTAAGGCCGGCGGCGGTGGGCTGCGCGGTGGCGCACTAGGCCGGCAGCGGCGTGCCTCACCCTCTTCTCTCCCTCACTTCTCTCAGTGGTAGTGATGGAGGACGAGATCTGATGGCTAGAGGTCGGATCCGCGCCCATGGTGGCCGGATCTGGCGAGCAACGTGCGGATCCGGCAAGCTAGCGACCTCCTCCAACGAAGGCGGTGCAGATCCAACGAGCGGCGGTGCGGCGCGTGGATGGGCTGGGTAGGCTCGTGGGTGGGCTCACTGGGCTTATCCACGggcttttcttttttgtttttttatttgattaacaGAGGCAGGCATTTgtgtaacactctcggtgttacgttatacagtttttgctaaaaacCCTGCATGAGCATCAACTTGTGTGTAAATGCATGTAATATAGAGTATAAATTAATATTCGGAGCTTGAAACGTTCAGTTGAAACATGAAACACAGTAAAGTTTGTAGTATGAACTtcgtaggcgacgatgaaatGTGTACGGTCGAGGACGAGGTTCCCTAGCTAATACATCAAGAAGCTCAGATGGGCAGTGAGATCAATGCCTCGTGCATGCTCTGTTGTTCCCTATCGCGTGGGCGCGCCTGGTTTGCGTTGACGTCCACGACAGCGCCAAGCCAAGCCACGCCTAATTTCCCCTATTTCCCAGTCGCCTTGCCGCCGGGACTGTTTCCTCCGATTTCACCGTAGTGAAGCCATCGCAGTGAAATTAACTCTGCCCTCGACTCTGTCGTGTGTTCAGCCACCCAACCGACCCCACCTGGTAGCAAATTTTGCCTTGCCGTGCTCCAATTAGGAGCTGCCGCTCTGCCGGGTCCTTAAGACCGGGTTGGCATGCGTCGTCGGCAAGCCACTTTGCTAGAGCATCTCGGAGCAATTCCTTGCACCAACGGCCTAGTCTCCACCCGCTAAGCACACTATGCACCTCGCCTGAAGCACTACCACAACTCAGCTTTCCCTGACGTGGCCGTGCCATTGTCATGCGCTGTCGCACCGCCCGTGAGCACGCGGCCAGCTCGGCTTGGGCCATCTCCAAATGAATCTTCACCTCAAGGAGTTCCATGGTGAGTCACTGGAGCTCACTAGCTATCCCTTTTGCCCTAACTTTGCTGACATTCACCGAAACGCCATCGCCGTGACTACAGGGTCTCCGCCACTATGGTCAGGCCGTGCTGCTACGCCCCGGCTCATGCTTCCTTCATTCGGCGCTTCGTGTTCACTCCTAGGTAAGGGTCGGCTTGGTAGTTAGGGAGGAGAAGGTCTATTGTGGCCGGCGTATGCCGTCAGTGCCAGCACCGCCGCGCTGGAGCGCGCGCGCGGGTGTCGGGGTGTAGCTGTTGTGAAGGTAGGATTTTTTGAGGGCGTAGCCATAAAATAGTAGACTAGCGGAATAGTGCCTTAGTGCTCATGGGGAATACAACGTAGTTCAAGGGTGTTTTTGCTTATTGCCCGATGCACGCGGGTCCTTCCCTCCGTGGGCTGTCGTCTGGCTGGGCCGCGCCCTCGCATGGGCCGCGCTGCACGTGCGCGCATCGCGCTGTTTTGGGCCGAGTTGAGGCGCATGGGCCACGCGATTGAATTGCGTTTTCCAATTTCCAGTAAAATAGCAAGTGTTTATTCAATAAAATTTTTAGGTGAATttggataaattgtagtaaattatgtagttgtccaaaaatagtggaaccaattttgttagattcacaaaattaccatctacttgttagtataatTAGATTACAGTTAGATGTGATGATGGTAGGGTCATAAATTTAAACTAAAGAGCTTattattatgtagattaatatttgtaggaatatttatggaaaattggtgatagctatagatataaaaattttatagtaggttcactaGGTTAGTagatacttgctgtaaattttgtagccctagagtaggttgataagtagagtagctattatccttgctttatcgtatatagtgtaaatcagcattaggagtaaggatAGTTGCagttgctataataatgaatgtcatactTCACACTGTTATTGGTAACGATAGATAACTTAGTATCATGGTCGGTAGCAATAGCTTAGTAGTAAGTAGATGTACTTttgttttaagagttgctgttgctatattactaagcattgtattatcatttcatgcatgtagatcacgagctgatAGAATTCATGTCCGTCGATGAACAGGAGTACGACGAGgttattgaggagtacgaggaggatatcctcatataggagggagccccgaagccatttggtgctgaccttactgacccgtcgcctgcccaaggtaagccccggtgcataacccttttttttatgatcactgaatatatatatgatgtgcatttaagttacaggcattttatagaaaccacatgtataaatatatctacccatgagtcctactagtataggtcgagtagatgctatgcttaggatatcggtagcgtgagtaacccgtcgttactcgtaaataggtgataaatatgatcactcatgataaaatggtggaaagaaaaatggtgaccggacgacgatatggtttgggtactgatgggtgtaaggggttgtgtcctgcggccaacggggcatatctcggttacacttttttcctgtatgtgtcaattaaggaccggtcgttgcataagacatcatgggcaagtcacagagttattgtcccgagcgcatacttgggtatgggcgtagggaagacttgttgctccctTGTCAtagatccggctcttttcggaccgactgatggaaggtggggatggtggaggtccttgcactgcactgagttcgggactcaggagtgggggcttggagtccaagtttagacgaggacctagacacctaggacaggaggtcaatgggttagtcctacttgtgcctggggtgcaagcggagcgtgtgttttcagggcacCTAGCTGGCcacattgatttgcgaatcgtGGGACGATCCGATatggcttgtttcgtgtctagcaccgtagtaagaactgaaagatgaaaggtgataaaatggaatTGATTGCTcaaactcttgcttgaaagtagaacaagtgcttatatagactggataaataataacttaatacggctgataataataatataaataaggactcactattagtattgctttctgctaaaagaaaaccagcaaaccataaatctTATCATGTTCCTTGAagttaggaaattattcccactagtcggataagtcttgcgagtacattgtgtactcaggatttatttacccctgttgcaagtgATATATGAGAAATACTcttgtgatgtagactaggcccgatctttcgataggtatgatagcatcgattggtggatactcgacattcatgatctaggcttcgaaccaagattgattcgaacccccacaaccgttacaccactgctctgttggttatcaaccacgcgaacgcgattgacctcgccaagaaggctttcctgtaagcgaatcgagaacacaagcaagaacaggatgaacgcaatctgaaattgcaaataaatatgaggcttatgaaaaatagaaggagttcaagtctttattcgaaaggactaatcaccatagaCAAACAAGATTAAGAACTAGGgctctggttcacagcaagcggccttggcgacgatagttgcagcaaaacgacgcctgtttcatgaggaaatcaagaactaaacaaaacccaaaccctaaggagagcgacgattggtatttatagagtcttggacgtctcccctggacgcgccctgtaatgggcccaaacacgatacacggtccaacggaccaaaagacggtgtcgcagcatcctgatagattctggatgctgacttgtttcaacgattctcattgattccgaagggcttttgacgtgaaaccaattaagttggcttccttatccaattagctttccatccatatgtggatcatcgaaaacggagtccggatgcgtcctgggtgactaatttaaggcagattggtcctggaacccgagttgggctccaacttcagttggactgggcctccaccatgagaaagatgaattggacgcccatgctggttcTCCTCCTCTCCTtagcttgtatgtgatgaagaagtgatgtcctcatcaccttgtgtggaggatttttctggtgggctcagacggatcctcgttcttatcgctagatgtttacttTAAAtttcgttgtttatcattccgcactctgatatttggtattgtaataaggtACTTTTAAGAAAccctgatgtatgaaatggacctgtattgtaactcattctcattattggatccttgaaaAAAATCGTAAAACCTCTAGTCTCCATTAGCTAGAAAAGTAAAATCTACATGTATTTTTTCCATGAACAATGAAGAAAACTCCCCCTAAATCCTCGAATTTGAGAAAAATATACACAAATGGGATTATGGGAATAATCTATGTGCATGAAAACATCAATTTCCGTGTCTCACAAAGAGTGTCATTCTCACTTTTTGGAAAGTCAAACATATTAATGAGTTTGCCAAAATTAGTGTAATTAAATTAACTGTTGAATATTTTGTAACAAACTATtttgagatataaatattgctaatatttttctataaatttagtctaacttaagaaagtttgaataaTATAAAACCCTATGCGACACTCTTTTTGGATGAAGGCAGTATGTTGAAATTTCAAAATAATGTTAAACTATGATGGGCCATTGTTACATGGAGTTCATATATTAGTCCAAAGAAAATAATTCATTTTGGTAGAAAGATGTAACGAGGTTCATACGTGTATGGGTGTGAGACATACACCGATTCTGATCCACCCACTTTTTTTTCTATTCTTCTATTTGAAACTTGCTACAAGCCATTTTTATGCATGGGGCATAAGAGTGGACACTCTTATGTCCTATTCAAAGGAAGTAAATAACAACACTTCAGAcatacttcctccgttccaaattataagacgttttggcttttttacATATATTATTTTTGTTACACACTTACATATACaccatgtctagatacatagtaaaagaatGCATctaaaaacgtcttataatttaaaacagattAAGTATTAATTCTCTATTTTTGGGTAGTAGTGGGGAGATCGATTAAAGTGGATACATTGTCAATGCTATGAAATAGCTTTCTCTTCTATTTATCCACCTTATCCCTAGAAATGGTTGGAAAATCAAATGTGCCCCATGACCCAATATTTTGTGACTGTTCTTAAATGAAAGCTTCAAAAGTGGCTCCAATGTACTAGTAGCATTTATCCGATCCGAGGGGTGAGAGAAAAGTTATCACGGTCGACGTGTGTCTACGAAAAGTGATTTGTCTTTAGACTCGACCAACAAGAGTTGGCCATATGATCTCATCTTCAAGAGAGTCCAAGCAAACGTTCATGAAAGCAAGATGAGCTTCAAGAATCGTTACTCTAGAGTGAATCCCAGACTATCCCTTAACTCATGATTCAAAATCCATTGTAATTTGTGGATTGATGCttattttcttttattcttttttttttcttaactAGTTTGTATTTGAGTTTTAAACTTTGAATTTCTCTTAATAAATACTATAGAGGCCAAGGTCCCTCCATATTCTTAGAAAAAAAACATGAGTTGACCGGAGCATCATAGACGAGGAGGCCCTGACCAAGATTTCTCTTCAGTATATATCGGTCCCACAAATCAATGTTCACACCAGATGTTGCACTATATTTCGTGTTCATGTTTGCTGAGCACTAGAGTTGTCGGAGCACTAATCACACAATAAATACTTGCTGAGGAATACTCATTTGGACTACTAGTAAGTAGGGATATAACGCGAATGAGCCGTAGGTTCGATGTATGGCCGGGTTCGAACATTGTTCGAGACAGGTTTCCTTCATCTTCTTTGTAGCTTTAAGTCATAGCTCAAGCGTAGATGCTTCACAAATCACAATGGTTAAGGCATTATGCCGGTTACACTTAACATGCGATGATCTTCAATACCTCTCAACCATGTGTCTTTAGGTATAGGTATATGCCTAACTTACGCACATGTATGCGTACATGTGTTTGGTGAGTGGTGTGAGGTGTGAATTTGTGCTTAAGTTTATATGCTATAGCTTTTACTTAAAGCATTGATGCATAAAGAAAAGCATGGATATAATTATGTTCTATAGAATGTATGAATTAAGTGGAGTAACACAGTGATCAGTGATCCATTCTCTTCTTCGACTGTGCGTCTGTGCACCGATGTATGCTACGTACTGTTTACTGTTTTGTTGTTGACATACCGTGTACACCTTGACATTTCCAGAGAATTTGATCTTTCGAAAAACTACTCAAACGATTCAGGAGATTGAGACTACTTGTATGATCCGACGGCGTCCCAGCATTTTTAGTTCCACGTGTCTCCAATCCACCTGTCTTGCTCTCCCACCCCAATCCTCACCTTCCCCTTTCCCACTCCTCATCAGTCATCCCCAAAACCCGCGCACACCAGCGACGGCCGGAGAACCTCCCCGCCGGCCGCCGACATGCTGCCGCCTCTCCAGGCCCACCGCCTCCTCATCTCCCACCGTCGCCTCCCCACTCCCGCTCGGCGCCGGTTCACTGCCGTGTCTTCCCTCCAATCCGCTCCCGCCACAACCTTGGCCCCGGGCCCCGCCACATCTTCCATTCTCTCCATCCGCGAGTCGCTCCTCTCCGGCGAGAGGACCGCGGCGGACATCACCTCCGAGTACCTCTCCCGCCTCCGCCGTACGGAGCCGAGCTTGCGCAGCTTCATCCACGTCGCGGACGCCGCCGCCGAGCGGGAGGCGGAGGAACTCGACCGGAGGATTGCCTCCGGGGAGAAGGATGCGGTGGGGCCGCTCGCTGGAGTGCCGGTGGGAGTGAAGGACAACCTCTGCACCGCCAACATGCCCTCCACGGGCGGGTCGCGGATACTGGACGGGTACCGGCCGGCGTACGACGCCACGGTCGTGCGGCGGCTGCGGGAGGCCGGCGCTATTGTGGTGGGGAAGACGAACCTCGACGAATTCGGAATGGGGAGCACCACCGAGGGCTCCGCGTTTCAGGTTGGCGGACCAGATCCTCATATCTTTTAGACGGAGTCTGCTGAACCTGAAGTTTGAGCATTGCCGATTGTGTTCACTCAGGTTGAAATATCACGTTAGTGCTAAACCTCACAAGCATGGTAAAGTTTTGTTTACACTTGTCCGTAGCAGCCAATGAAACAAAAATGTGGAGACATTGAATTGAAACAAAAATGTGGAGACATTGTTTGTGAGGTTGCAGATTCTGTTCATGATCAGACCAGGTATCGTTTCAGGATCGTTAATGCCATCTTAATTCATGTAGGTGGCTAGTTGCATGTCACTATTGATGTTGAAATGTGGGGACTTCTTTTGGAGATGAACTGCAGTGCACCTGCAATCTTTGCCATCTCAACATATAGAATATTCATGTGCTAAAAATGTAGACATGGGGTGATGTGATTATGACAGATATTGTTGGTGATATGCAGGTGACAACAAACCCGTGGGATAATTCACGTGTGCCTGGAGGATCCTCTGGTGGTTCCGCTTCTGCGGTATCTGCTAGGCAATGCGTAGTGTCACTAGGAAGTGACACAGGTGGAAGTGTGAGACAACCAGCATCGTTTTGCGGTGTAGTGGGGTTGAAGCCAACTTATGGTCGGGTTTCTCGTTTTGGTCTCATGGCCTATGCTTCATCGCTGGATGTTGTGGGATGCTTTGGTTCATCAGTTTTTGACACTGCAACCATCTTATCTGTTGTTGCTGGCCATGACAAGATGGACTCAACCAGCAGTTCGCAGGTAAAGAAACCGAGGCTTCACCTTAAAAGTACATTTGTCTTTTGTCTCCCATTTCAACCAGTAATCTGTTTATTATCTGGTTGGGTTATAACCTTGGCTGGTACAGTTACAAGTTGAACCACATGTTTATTGCTATTGTTGGCAAACATGTCTATGACCTCACATGTATTGTTTGTTTTGTTGGGCTTCACAGATTAGTTGTAGGCTTGGACATCAGATTTCATTTCCATGTGATCATGTCATGTTTTGAGTTGGTTGTTAGTAATTGTATTAATATGGTTTCATTGGGATGACTTTTGCACTTTATTCTATCTAACTGTTTTTTATTAGTAGTAAAGGCAGCACATGGGTTGTCTTCTTATGGTTGGAAAACAAATCATAGTATAACATTAAAAGATGACTAAAAACAGATGTCAGAAGGATTATACTAGTCTGTCCCATACTCCCATTCTCGTATATAGTGCTAATTTAATCCATTTGTATCATTAAAATTATGTGGCAGTCTTGTATATTCTTTAACAACCCTTAACTTGATTTCTGTCCTTCTTCCGTTCTACTCCTCTGCAACTGGATCATGATCCATTAGTGATCTGGGGCATGCAGGAAGGCAGAACATTGAAGTTTGGTTCATTGTACTTGATCTCTTCTATCACCTTTTCAGGTTGTTCCAGACTATGCATCGGAGTTGGTCTCCCTAGATTTACTAGAATCAAAACCATTAGCTGGTGTGAGAATTGGGATTATACAAGAAACTCTTGGAGAAGGTGTTGCCAATGGAGTCATATCATCAATCAAGGGTGCTGCTTCACACCTGGAGCAGTTGGGATCTCTGGTGGAAGAGGTTTGTTACTTTCCACTATCCCAAATAAATAGTAAAAAAACATGTCTTTTCAACAGGATTCATGAAAGAAATGTTAACTGAACTTCCGTCTTCTTTTATATTTCAGGTTTCACTGCCTTCATTTTCTCTTGGCTTACCAGCATATTACATACTAGCCTCATCTGAAGCATCTTCTAATCTATCACGCTATGATGGTATCAGGTGATCTTGCATTCTTTCTGTAGCTAAACCTTATTCTTTCCCCTGTATTTTCAATGTATCATAGGATTTACAA
This region includes:
- the LOC136496990 gene encoding glutamyl-tRNA(Gln) amidotransferase subunit A, chloroplastic/mitochondrial-like, whose translation is MLPPLQAHRLLISHRRLPTPARRRFTAVSSLQSAPATTLAPGPATSSILSIRESLLSGERTAADITSEYLSRLRRTEPSLRSFIHVADAAAEREAEELDRRIASGEKDAVGPLAGVPVGVKDNLCTANMPSTGGSRILDGYRPAYDATVVRRLREAGAIVVGKTNLDEFGMGSTTEGSAFQVTTNPWDNSRVPGGSSGGSASAVSARQCVVSLGSDTGGSVRQPASFCGVVGLKPTYGRVSRFGLMAYASSLDVVGCFGSSVFDTATILSVVAGHDKMDSTSSSQVVPDYASELVSLDLLESKPLAGVRIGIIQETLGEGVANGVISSIKGAASHLEQLGSLVEEVSLPSFSLGLPAYYILASSEASSNLSRYDGIRYGRQVSADDLNELYGESRANGLGHEVKMRILMGTYALSAGYYDAYYKRAQQVRTLVKESFKDALERYDILISPAAPSAAYKIGEKTNDPLAMYAGDIMTVNVNLAGLPALVVPCGFVEGGPAGLPVGLQMIGSPFCEGNLLRVGHIFEQTLQNLSFVPPLLAES